TCATTCTCATCAAAGTGATCTTGTTGTGGATTCCCTTATCAATCATCCTTTTAATCACCGGTAGCGGCAACAACTTATCACCGTGCATAAGCTTGTTAGGCTCTCTCCATTCTGCATACAAGACTGCTTGGAAAGCATATCTTATACAAAAGAGGCTCATCTTCTCTCTTGACTCATCCAATATAATAGCCAAGATCTCAGACCAGATAATTGTAAAGGAGTTTTACAAAATACCTTTAGCAATATACTCCCATATCTGAGCAGAGTAATCACACTCGAAGAATAGGTGACTTCTCGTTTCAGTAGAGTTTTTACAGAGCACACATGTAGTGTCCAGTCCCTGGCTCCATCTTGATGCTCTGTCCAAGGTCGACATTCTATCTCTAATCGACAGCCACGCCATGAATGCAAACTTTGGATTTGCTTGAGAAAACCATATGCCCCGAGCCCAAAAGCATTGTGTCTTACTCTCTCTGAGCAACAACCAAGTTTCACTAGTTGAAAATCTCTGTTTAAAACCTGATTTCTCTTTCCATAGACTCACATCATCTCTCTCTTGATTTAGCTTTCCCCCAATGATATTCAACTCCTCttttatttcaatgagcaaACCCATACGATGTATGCGTCTCCTTCTAGTATTTAACACTGCTTCCTCCAATGTCGCATCCCTACTCACTCCCAAATCTATGATGCCTCAAGGGCCTACTAAATCAAAGAGAGCTCCCTTATTCGACCAGTTATCAAACCAGAAAGATATGTGCCTTCCATTTCCCAGCTCTTTCTTGTGAAATACCTTTGCTACTTCTCTTAGTTTCAACATTTTACGCCACATCCAAGATCCATTTTGCGTTTTGATGTTTACTTCCCAGAAACTTTTCCTTTTCAGCAAATTAGCTTTGATCCACTTACCCCACAGCGAGTCTCCAGATAACATTCTCCAGGTCAACTTAAGCCCATATACCTTATTAACTTCTTTTAGATCTCTTAATCCCAGACCACCTTCACTCTTCATACTACAGACGTCTCTCCACGCTACCTTGGCACTTGAAGACTTAAGAGTTGGCCCTGTCCAAAGAAATGCTGCACATAATTTCTCCACCTCCTTAATACAAGCGCTTGGGAGATGAAATACTGCTATCCAGAAGTTTACTAGACTCAGTAACACATATTTTATCAACTGCAGTCTACCAATCTACCAGCATATGACAAGAATCTGCACGTCCAAGAGCATATTTTACTTTTGATATTTTCTAGTAGAGGAAGATAGTCTTGCTTCCTCATCACTTGGGTCATGAGAGGAAGCCCCAAATACCTCACTGGAAGCTCGCCCTCAGCAAACGGGAAATTAGTTAGGATACTACTCTTCTCAGACTCTGGTACTCCTGCCATATATATCGTGGATTTCTCTAGACTTATTCGTAGCCCTGGCCAACCTTCAAACTCATCGAAAACAGAAAGGGTCCTCTATAGACTTCTTAGAACCTTCTACGAAGTATGCAAAGCAAAGGTGCGTTATAGAAAGATTTTTGCATCTCGGATGTAGCTTGAACTTCTTATCAACCACTGCTCTATCTATTTTTAAAGATAGCACGTTCATACAGAGAACAAACAAATACGGTGACAGAGAACATCCCTGACGAAGGCCCCTCGAGCTTTGGAAGTAGCCTGCTAGATCACCATTGACTTGCGCTGAGAATGATGGACTGGTAATACATAGCTCAATCCAATGGATAAACCTCTCCGGGAAACCCAGTGCCCTTAAGCTCTTCAGAACAAACTCCCATTTCACCGAGCCGAATGCTTTAGCAATATCTATCTTCATAACACACCTAGAAGATACCACATCCTTGTGATATCCCTTAACGAGCTCAGATACAAGCAGCACATTCTCCATAAGGAGTCTACCTTGTACAAAAGCAGACTGAGTCTCTGTTATGATTCTCGGAAGTAGCTTCTTCAGTCGATTAGCCAAAAAAATTGACACAACCTTATAGAGTACATTACAGCATGCAATTGGGGTAATCTTTCATCTCCATTGAATCAAATTTCTTGGGAATTAACGCAAGAATTGTAGAGTTAACTCCCTTTGGCAAAAATCCAAATCTGAAGACTGATTGTACCGCAGTAATGAAGTCCTGAGATATAACCAGCCAAGCTGTTTTGAAAAACTCACACGGATAGCCGTCTGGCCCTGGGGACTTGTTGTTTGGCATTGCAAAGAGAACTTTTTGAATTTCATCTTCAGTTACTTCTGCTTCAAGAATCCTACAATCGTCTGAAGAGCAACGAAATTTTAGCAACTCCTGTAGCTCCTCCTCATATGCACCCTTATAGGTCACTGGcttatgatttagaaattcaGAGAAGAATTTCTCTGCCTCTTGCTTTATCTCTGAATTTTTAGTCACCACTCTATGATCATGTTCTGAGCTTGTCGGGTTTTGATAGCTCTATGAAACGTCTTATTATTCTTATCACCAATATCTAGCCAATGTAGCTTCACTTTCTGCTTTAAATATTCTTCTTCCAGATTTGCAACATATAGCCATTTACCATATGCTTCTGCCTCCTCTTTGACAGCAGCTTCACTCGGCTTTGCTAATGTGTTGCTCTGCTTCACACATAACAGTTCATAAGCCTCATTTGCTCGTATTGTTAAGTTACCCATCTTGTCTCTTCCCAACTCACGAATCAACGGCTTCAAatgctttagttttttttgagaATCTGAACAAAGCCGAGGTAGAGTGAAACAGTCATTCAGTAGTATCCCAATACCTCTGGACCATAGGAAGAAAATCAGGCAGACTACCTATCACATTGATATACTTGAAGGGTCTTTTGATCTTCTCACTTGGAGGAAACAATTGAACTTTGCACCTCATGTGATCCGAACATCCCCCTGCTTCCAATACTGAATAAGCATTACTGAATCTTTGCAAAGCCTCTTCATTAAGTAATACCCTATCCAGCTTCTTACAAATTACTCCATCCTCCCTCTTGTTACTCCATGTATACTGTGGCCCTTGATAGGCCATGTCAGTAAGCTGAGACTGAAGAACCAAACTATGAAAATCTCTCATTTTACATGGAATCCTACTCATGTTATCAAACCTCGAACTCTCAGTTCCATCAAGAATTTCATTGAAATCTCTCATGATCATCCAAgctttatttttgaaactatgaGAACTATGATGATACGCAAGATCCTCTCACAACTCCTTCCTCCCCTCTACTTGATTACTCGCATAGATACACGAGCAACAAAACTCTTCTTCTCGCTGCATTTCCACCAAACAAGTAACTATCTGATCTGATTTATATACACGCGTCATTCGAATCGTATCTCTCCATAATAACCATATTCTTCCTCCTTGGCTATTTTCATAATTTGTTATTGATGACCAATCTCTAAACACTTCTCTTAGAATCTTCTCTGCTTTCCCTTCCTTAACTCTACTTTCCAATATACAGCCAAACTTCATCTCCTTATTATTTACCCACTCTTTTACAATGGAATGCTTTAAATCTTTATTGAATCCACGAACATTCCAGAAAAAACACTCCATTTTTTAAAGATTTCGTCTAGAAGACATTTTACTCTTTGGCTGAACCTCTTGAGCTTTGGTCTTCGGAACTCTTCTTCCACCTCTTTGCATTACTGCCTTATTTTTCTCTTCTAGAATCTCATCCTCCAACAAGTCTCCCTCCAAAATATATGTATTCTAAACTTCCTCATTTTCCTCATCCTCCACTTCATGTGATTCTTCTATTTCACCCTCCTCGACTTCATCTATTGATAGGACATAAAACTTTGACGCCGAGAATTGGACTTCACCAGCATCTCTATGCGGAGTGATTTGCGCTCTCCCTATTTTTTCTGGTGAGACAAGTGACCAACCACTTACTTTCTCCTGTTTTTTCCCAGAGCCTACCGTATCAGCCTTATTAACTTCTCCACTAGAATCCTTCTCCAATATGCCTACCTCATGGTTCTGTAACTCTTCCTCCTGGTGACTATCTCTCTCCCTCGACCCTTCTATAGCTTCACTTCCCACTTTAGTATAACTCCCCTCACTAGTTTCCTTCTCCTCTAACTTCTTATCTCTTTTTTTCATCACACAAACCTTGTCTGTATGTCCCCATTTCTCACACAAATTACACCGAGATGGTAACCATGGGTAATAAAACTCAGCAGTGAACTCCTTCCCACCCATTGTGAAATCTATCTCCTTAGGCAACGTCTTCAAAACATCAACATTCACAAACACTTTCGCTTCTTCAAAAtttgaacaagacattgtctcTGGATGAAGACGAACTGGAAAATCCACAGTACTCGTCATGAAACTTAGAGCCTCCCATGAGAACATGTTCAGAGGGATCTTCCTCAGATGCACCCACATTGGTATGGCTTCCTCCTCCTGCTTATCTTCTTCCGCCTTAGGAGTCCATTTCTTCACAACCATTGGAACTCCAGCTATGTTCCACATCCCTCTTTTAATAACCTTCTCCCGAGCTTTCTGATtcacaatcttaaacctcatcGTCTTTGCATTCACATCGTACGCCTCCACTTTAGAACTTGTATCTCCATAACTCCAGATCTTGTTTACCACCATATGAACCTTAGCTATATGAGGTGCAATATCCAGAAACTTCCCGACAACAAAATCCTCCCATAGTGGTGTTGATTCAGAGAGTATATCATCTGGAATCACCACCTTATTCTTACCATCTCTCGATGTAACCTCAACTTCGTATTTCGTCAAAGCCTTCCTATCCTTCGCCACTGATACCCAACTTGGATCTCCTTTCTGCAAACCAACTTTCCTTAGTTCCTTCGCTACCCCAGAGCCTTCCTCATCACCCAGAAACTCTCGATCTCTCTCCGGCGGTTCAGATGAGCTCGGCGGAATGGCCGAATCCATCGGAATCTGTAGACTCAAAATCTCCTTCAGAATCGCCTAATTTTTCGTCTCTGTCAAAACACAACGTTTTTTCAAAAACATCTACTTAATCGAAAAAACCTGCTgaactttttaaaatcttaGTTCTACTGATATGTGTCTTTTTTTAAACTCAATTGAGTCTAAAAATCCATAATACACTAGACTATCTTAGATTTGCAATTTTATGcagaaatgttttttaaaaataccaaaacttatcatttatttattatctGTTTAACATTActgatttcaaaaataagtAAAGTAAagtaaaactttcaaaaatttacaaaaaaaaaagataaaatattttacactTTGGGATTAACATATCTCATATGTATGAAATAACTTTAgcttatacaaaaataaattttgtactCAGTAATCCtaccatttattttaaaacacacaTGAAATCTATTTCATGTTATTGTTCTtagtattcatttttttttatcaattattagacataaatctaatttttttatgtaaaaaaaactaGTGAGAACTGGGTTTGTGGACATTTGttgaaacattttaataagaccTCCTACATTATGAACCcccatttttataaaataatatcttatatatgtatttttgctataataaaaacatatattaaaagcAATAAATGGATAAAGGTTCATGAAAACAgttacatatattttcatttaatatatgTAAGTAATTGTAAAAAAAGTTCGTGAAAATAGTTGTAAAATACGGGGTGAATTTTGTGTTCTTATAatattgatattaataaattttatactataaaactagttttaaacaaaaaaaatctttgtaaaatttataaataaatatcaaataattttattttgtataagaCCTCCAAAATCTTATGACTGTCTAATATTAGGGATTTATTCAATTTGAACAGAATATATGTAAGTGATATATGAACAAGTGATGTATCTTTGAGGATTGCCagaaatcaattatattttcatttcttGAATGTTAATCAATACAAATTCAGCGCTTATAGTGACAATTtaagttttctcctttcttGCACAAGAAAATTCTCATAAGCTactttaatttttgtattttctttttatcacaaTAAAGCTCTTTTGAGTATAATTACTCGTGTTTGAAATTGCTATAAATCAACTACAGCTACctatattttgaaaagaaaagataataGATTGAAAGATGCATTGGATAGCTTCTTTAACTTTTTTCATCTGTGTCATCAGATTTGCTTTAATAAGTAGGAGTCTAAAAAGATTCGCGTGGTCATAATTCAACAAACAATGTCAAAACTCCAAAACCATACAATCATATATGGAAATCGGTAAAACCTTTTAATCATAAACCTTTTAGTTTCTTATTCAACAAGTAACTAAACTTAGGTCGAGTGAAACTGCCGCCGAGGAACATATCGGCCATAACCTTATACATGCCCTCGGTTAAGTGGACTCCGTCCCAGTTAATGTACCGACTCGGGTCCTTACACGCCGTGGCTGTAGCCGACCCACATGTCTCGAATACTTGGAAGTTGTACGGCTCTCCGGTTCCACAGCACGCCTTGAACTTTTCGGAGATGCCGTACTTGCTAGAGTTCTTTATCACCTCACGGTACGCGTTCCAGTAGTCTGCGTAGACTATTGTAGCGTTCGGATACTTGATCCTGcatttttatattaaagaaTGTTACTAATATAGGACTTTATTGAACCAGCACAAGAAACAACATTGGTTAAAAATGTTACAGagtattatataaactaacCTAAGTTGCTTAAGTTTGTATTGCAGTGCAAGATTGTGAGTGTAACTCTGATTATTGACACTCTGAACACATCCTAGATAGTCTCGATCATCTTCTGCAGCCAGCGACATCGCTAACGTCAAGCATCCAGTTGCGGGATGTCCTTGTACAACCATATGTCTCACACCTTTGTTCAACAATGTCTGAAATTACAATTCAAAAAAGGTTATAAACCAAACATAGGAGAataaatccaaaccaaaccggttGGTTAAGTTCTAGGCCAGCCTGGTCTACAAGTTTACCAAACATTGTTACCTCCAAAAACCTTGTGTAGGTTGAAATACTGAATTCTCTAATAGTGTCGCTTGACACAGTAGATCCAACGGTGTAGGCGTAGTCGTTAACTCCGATCTCTCCGATCCAAAACAGAGAATCTTTAAACAAAGAAACCTTCTGGTTCGTTCCAAGTGTCTCCAAATACTTCTCGAACCAGCCAAGCTCTGTCTCTAAAGACTGAGGAGTCATATCAAGCGTCAGATTGTTCTCGGCGAAGAAAGCGTGTTTTATCACCGTTGCTCCAGAGACGGCGAAGTTGACGCCGTAACTATCCGTGGCAGTGCCGTTACTGCCGTTAGTGGATCTGAGGCTGAGGTACGGTGGCAGAAACGGTAAGTTCATTGACTGCGCCACGAAGTCAATGGTGAGTCGCCCGTCGGAGTAACGGTTCGTTGGCCGTTTAAAGTAAGTCATGCCATAAGGGAAGCTTGACAAGTGTCCGAATCCAGCGGGGCCTTCGCCGGCTCGTGAGTTTCCTGTGTCGGTGAAAGAGTCGCCGAAGGCGTAGATTCTGTTAAATGGACGACGGACGCCGAGAGTTGGCTCGGCGGAGGAGATGGTGGATAGGAAGAGTATCCCGACGGAGACGGCGGTTGCGAGGATAAGAGAGATGGAGAAAGGCATCGTAAAAGGAAGTTTGAGATTTTCAATAAATCACctgcatatatatataggggCGACCGGTGAGGATATAATGAAAAAGTGGTGTATTGATTTTAACGAAATCTGGTAAAAGAATTTTGAAAGGAAATCAAAATACTTGATTTATTGTTGAATGTGATGAATTATGCCCATATTTCATAGTATTTTCTAATCTCTATAATTAATGATAAACATCTATATGCTAAACATTTGAATATGATAAACCCCcacaaatatttgaaatttggatgattgtttttatttttggagaATAGATACAAATATTATGATCTTAACACGTAAGATGGTTGCTTTCTTACAGTTTTAATTTTCGGTTGTGGCATTTTCATTTTAGATATccattatattttagtatattaaaTCAGTTATTATTTAACTACAGTATACTATTAGTATTTTGTCATTATTTAAAATTGTGCAGAGTTTGGAGATGGCAGTACAACGAGAATGGTTGTCACAATAATAGACTACACATGTTATTTTGGAAGAGTTTCGTTCTTTTAAACATCTTTAATAAAACctaatttttttcaaagataaaaataatttttttcatattttattatgaatattgagaattcaacttcaaagtacattttagatactttgaagtATGTTTTGAAATATCtaaagtaatattttattaacatttttagtttttttttggtgagaTTCTCTACTTTTACCagtttgtgttaaaaaataCCGTGGCATTATACTTAGGCTCGGACCTAGTCTAACACAATTTAAATGACTATACTATAATAGTTTGTCTTTGCCGTAGCATTAATACAGCCATATGGGTAAACATATCTAATGGATAATATATtggatatatataattatataaatagaaaatgtGGTTGAGGTATGGAGGTGGTTAATGTGGTTGGGATGTGGAGAGATTTTTAGTTAGCTATTAAATACATCAGCCACCTCTCAATGAAAACACTCGCAAGTCGCAACAGTGTAGCAGCTATGCAAGACCGATTAAATTTCCATAGAAACTGTATTGTACACGACGACCACAGTCTTCAagaatacattttaaaattgtatataatttccatttaaaattttttgttgtcggtttaaaattgtaatttcaCATTAGCTTCAACAGAGAACAAAGACGGTTTAACCAAATTGAACAAGTCTTTTCCATGCAACTTGTTATTTTACAAATTGCTATGGTTACAATGACAAGTGATATGGATTGTCAAAATCTGCCTACTATTCTCCAAAAGACGTACGACGATGGACACAGGGCATATTAACTGCCACAAGAAGTGACGGATGAACTCGCCAGTTAATGGGCCACTGGCTCATCATCACCAAGATATTATTTGTATCTAACAAATTTCCCCATTTTTGATAACAATAACCTTATGTTTTCTGGGTATATCATCTATACCATCATGTTTGGTAAGTCGTAGAAAGTTATATACATTAAAAGTTAGTAGACAATCGCACGTCAAatacttagcaaaaaaaaaaaatcgtacgTCAAATAGCACATCAATAGTTTCCTTTTCACCGTATTAAAaaccttctttttgttttgctaAGTACCATACTAAAACTTTGATTTTTCGTTTAGCTAGCAAAGTTTTAATTGAGACTGTTTAtcttgataacaaaaaaaaaattataatcgaCCACTTTATATAAATAGTTGAAAATGTGCATGTGACGATAATGAAGTGAACGTAACTTATGGGTGAAGACAGTTGCCTTCTAGGCGGTCTCTCTTAATTGCACTAAAATACAGGTATCCATTTTACCAAAATAATACAGGTATCCAAAATTCAGCTTTTGCGCCATTTGCTTACATAAATtacatttatcacattttctattAGTAGTGAAATCTAGTTCTTGGTAGCAACAAACTGATTTTGTATAAAGAAACTGACTTTAgagcaaatctccaaaatagcacatttctaagtttatatcacaaaaatagcactcaaaaactaaaatgaccaaaatagcacatttctaagtttatcctttgaaaattttaatttttttatttttcaaaatttgaaatcttatccccaaaacctcatttttcaactctaaaccctaaaccctaaactctaaaccctaaaccctaaacactaaaccctaaaccctaaaccctaaactctaaaccctaaatcataaaccctaaaccctaaactctaaactctaaaccctaaaccctaaactctaaatcctaaaccctaaaccataaatcctaaaccccaccctttaactctaaaccctaagtttgtgacttttgataaaacattaagtgctatttttgtgacttttgaccttgagtgctagtttggaaacaaaaatttgatttagtgctatttttgtctttttctcctGACTTTATAAGGAAAATTAATGCACCTAATTTTCCCCAATAGGGTATTATAATTACGTTGACAAAAAAGAGTATTATAATTACTAACCCCAAAGCTCAAAACGaaaatgaaaatgtttttttttcattacaaaaatataaggtGTTTTCGTTTGTTAAGTTAGCTCGCAgttgttttctttatgttaataaaaggaaaaaaaaaacaataggtAGCCAATTTAACAAAATAcaaagattacatatatatgtgcAAATGAGAACAATAACATTTAAAAAGAAACATTCACTAGTCTACCCTTAATAGTTACCTATAGTTGTTTCATGATTATGATTGTAATACTTATAATACGTTAGTTTCATAATATGTGATGTTACATACAATGTACTAAAAGACAATTCTGTTAAGTTCTTTCATTTTGTCCAATAAGTTCTTTCGCTGATGCTATTACATAAGTAGCTTGGACCAATCTTTTCGTCTCTCTGGTCGGTACCATATTGTtgtcataatttattttctaagtGACCACAAGGTACATAACCTACACGTGTTGACGATGCAGGTGTATGCATTAAGTGCAATCCCTTTAATCATGTTGTTACGATATGAAAAGAAGTTGAAGTTGTTAGTTGAATGAATCTGATACTGATAGAGGTTGTGATAGCTACGTCAACAAGAGAAATCTAGAGGGAGATGGTCATTGGTGTTGATGCGGTGTTTACACTCTCAAGGGGAGTCATTCAATCCCCTGTATATTAATATGGtagcattacaacatattttcgtAACCATGTGTCATCACGAGAAAGATTcttagaattgttagaaaaataaattggtctatataaacatatattatgctttttattaaactacctatcaaattaattagtagtgtacaaaagaatatattttatttccttaaataaaagctacagaattacctaatatggttaacatataaatgacaattaatgattatgaataatacatatttgataacaatttttctaacatctctcttttttgttgaattttatactatttaaaaaaattaaacagtCACATTAAtcgtataataaaaaatttagattttttcttatatgttatattttgaattttttataacgactataaattactaaaaatggtaaaagtctcacaatgaaaattttgtgatcaatagtttaactttttttgttcaagcaaaatacaaatgatcatatatcgtagGGGTAGGCGTTCGGATACACGTTCGGATTCGTATCAGGTATTTTCAGTATAAAGTTATAGAacccattcgggtatttttatatttcgagtcgggttcgggtattttatgttcgggttcggatattttgggttgggttcaaatatttaaaatttgaagaaaaaataaataaattattcattgttttagttttttgtatttaaactatattttaacttaactggttttctgatttttaaaagactaaaatattaatagattagaaagacacaaatttagttgttgttttgaaaatttagatgcaatttttgttaatgcaagcaacaagagcttgatatgtattttaagtgagtagcaaatgattttgtccataattatatgtatattatctaattttgagcaataatcatcattaatataaatattttgaataaaatgagagaagtaaactagaaatatagggttaagtatacttatgtttggttatctttggatatccattcgggttcggatttCGGATTTAGATATTACATGAAATGGtcaaataagtaatttgttttgttgttcttgaattatatgatttttagaccgagttgatgaatatatacttgacagacatttatatttcgagtctgcacttatattctataacagcttgatatattagatttgaagactaatctgttaatatagttttccaatgattttttttttcaaaattttgattcttagatatgtatctggagtgaaactaatttgTACGgatgtctatttttttaaattgacacttatgtaatatACCAAATTCATAgaacaagttaaaaaaaaacttaactcatatcaatgaaacaaagacgagaacgaaagcacaattttatagaggtagaaaatgaaatcacttatggagagtcaatattAAACAAATCGAGAGTAGAAAACCTAATCCCCTTTTGTCATTATAtaatcgatgttgcctatttagttttggtgatttgtgttaGCCACaaagcttaatttttttttgtatatgaagtcttaaaaataattaaaatgagatgtaatacgTTAACTATCCAACatcgatgatatatttaagagaccaacatttgtatttgtcattatataatcgataaaaattgtagcattgtaaaatgttaaaactatttaataaataaacattattataaaaattcacCTCGCGCATGCGCGCGAGTTATCACCTAGTAGTTATTGTTTTTAACAGTAGTATTTCTCATTTTCAACGTCTCCGTAAGATATTAAATTCAAAATGTATTTCGTTTCATGTACACATGGGCATTGATGTTGGAATTTATTAAATCCATTTTCAACTCTATATTGtttgattagtacgatattgtccactttgtgTCTAAGAGGCTAGCACACATGATTTTACTTTTTGGTTTCCTTCCTAAAAGGTCTCGTAttaattagagttggacatctctttatatattagacactcactgtctaattctccaatgtgagacttagtttgttatctcaCATTCTCCCCCTCAAACTAAGG
The window above is part of the Brassica napus cultivar Da-Ae chromosome C3, Da-Ae, whole genome shotgun sequence genome. Proteins encoded here:
- the LOC106350224 gene encoding uncharacterized protein LOC106350224; this encodes MRDFNEILDGTESSRFDNMSRIPCKMRDFHSLVLQSQLTDMAYQGPQYTWSNKREDGVICKKLDRVLLNEEALQRFSNAYSVLEAGGCSDHMRCKVQLFPPSEKIKRPFKYINVIDSQKKLKHLKPLIRELGRDKMGNLTIRANEAYELLCVKQSNTLAKPSEAAVKEEAEAYGKWLYVANLEEEYLKQKVKLHWLDIEIKQEAEKFFSEFLNHKPVTYKGAYEEELQELLKFRCSSDDCRILEAEVTEDEIQKVLFAMPNNKSPGPDGYPCEFFKTAWLVISQDFITAKLLPRIITETQSAFVQGRLLMENVLLVSELVKGYHKDVVSSRCVMKIDIAKAFGSVKWEFVLKSLRALGFPERFIHWIELCITSPSFSAQVNDRAVVDKKFKLHPRCKNLSITHLCFAYFVEGVPESEKSSILTNFPFAEGELPVRYLGLPLMTQVMRKQDYLPLLENIKIFHLPSACIKEVEKLCAAFLWTGPTLKSSSAKVAWRDVCSMKSEGGLGLRDLKEVNKVYGLKLTWRMLSGDSLWGKWIKANLLKRKSFWEVNIKTQNGSWMWRKMLKLREVAKVFHKKELGNGRHISFWFDNWSNKGALFDLVGP
- the LOC106347619 gene encoding GDSL esterase/lipase At3g48460; the encoded protein is MPFSISLILATAVSVGILFLSTISSAEPTLGVRRPFNRIYAFGDSFTDTGNSRAGEGPAGFGHLSSFPYGMTYFKRPTNRYSDGRLTIDFVAQSMNLPFLPPYLSLRSTNGSNGTATDSYGVNFAVSGATVIKHAFFAENNLTLDMTPQSLETELGWFEKYLETLGTNQKVSLFKDSLFWIGEIGVNDYAYTVGSTVSSDTIREFSISTYTRFLETLLNKGVRHMVVQGHPATGCLTLAMSLAAEDDRDYLGCVQSVNNQSYTHNLALQYKLKQLRIKYPNATIVYADYWNAYREVIKNSSKYGISEKFKACCGTGEPYNFQVFETCGSATATACKDPSRYINWDGVHLTEGMYKVMADMFLGGSFTRPKFSYLLNKKLKGL